The genomic interval CGCCCAGGCGCTTGTGTTCCGGAAATACATCCCAGAGCAGCTCGCCGATTCCTGCCACATTAAATGTTCTGTTCATCGTTATCTCCTCTCCCCGTCGGGGCTGTAGACTTTCCTGATTTGAGACTCACAGGTTCTCATGAAAGGTCTGTTTGTAAATCTATTTGCTAATTTTATATTTGCATATATCTAACATTTACATAACATTTAATGCATGAACCACTCAAAACCAAGGTACTTACAGATATCCGAAGAAATTCGCGTTTTAATCCGAAACCAAACCTATAAACCCGGTGATCTCCTTCCAACCGAACAGGATCTGGCTAAAAAATACAGCACCTCACGCCCCACCGTCGCCAAAGCGCTGAAACTGCTGAGCGATGAAAAACTGGTGCGCCGCCGCGCCGGTTTCGGCACTCAGGTGCTTCCGCCGGGCAAGTCGGCTCTCACCGCCGCCTTCCTCATTCCCCGGCTGCATGAAACCGAGATTTTTGAACCGATCTGCGCCGGCATTTCCCACACCGCCGGGCGCGAATCCATGCGAATCATCCGCCCCTCCGAACTGGGTATGGATACCGATCCCCGCCATCTGGCGGAAGCACTCACCGATCAGTTTATCGATGAAAAAGTAAACGGCGTTTTTTTCACACCGGTTGAGCACATCCCCAATCAGGAGGAATTCAACCTGGGCATTATTAAACGGCTCGGCCGCGCCGGCATCCGGACAGTCCTGCTCGACCGCGATGTCTACCCCTGGCCCCGCCAGACCCCGTATGACCTCATCGGCATCGACAACATCGAAGCCGGATACATCATGGCCCGGCATCTCCTGAATAACGGATGCGGAAAAATCGCCTTTGTATCGGCTCCCAATCCGGCCATGACCGTGCAGCTGCGCCGCATCGGCAGCTCCGAGGCCCTCGTGCATGCCGGACGAACGGCCAGAGAACTCGAACAGGTCGAATATCAGCCGGATGCCCCGCGTAAAACCCTTCAGAAACTGGTAAAGAAAGGCGTCCAGGGCATCATCTGCGCCAACGACGCAACCGCCGCCCCGCTGCTTCGGGAGCTGATCGATTACGGCATAGACATTCCCCGGTCGGTCCAGGTCTGCGGATTTGATGATGTCAAATACGCCTCGCTGCTGAGCGTCCCGCTGACCAGCTACCACCAGCCCTGCGAAGGCATTGGAAATGTAGCGGCCAACGTTATGCTCAACCGCATCCGGCATCCGGAAAGTCCGGTACAGCGCATAACGCTGAAAGGTCAGCTGATCATCAGAAACTCATCCTGCGGCCCGATTGGTTAAAGCGATCCAGACATTCGAAATTTTATAACCATTAAGCACAAAGTACGCAAAGTTTTGGCAGGATCAGGTGCCCCACCCCGTCGCCCGGCTGAATGGCTCAGCGTACACCCGCCCGATGGGACATCGGGCCTACAGGCATACGAGTAACTGATGTGGCCTTAACAGGATACCCCTATAAAGCAAATCATCTGTTATACGGGGCAGGCCGGCGGCCGGCGATACCAGCCTGCGCCGCTGCCTCGATGGCATCGGAACCTGATCGTACCGCAGGCGGCTCGCCTGCTGCAAAACCGCACCAGCTCAACCCTTGAAAATACTTAATTTTCTCCTTACGGATCATCTAACATTTTATTATCGTGATTTATAAAATAAACAACGCGAAATTTTTCCGATATAAGGAAAAACATGAGACCAATATATTTGCTTACGATTCTCACGATTCTTGTCGGTTGTAGAGAACAAGATCCAAACAAGGAATTGATGAAGGAAGTTGCTGAAGCGTATCAAGCTGGTTCCAAAAAGATTCTCACAGAAGAGTTATCTAATGAAAACACTGAGTTCATTGCAGACACTCTGGAGCTTAGAACCCGATGTGATCAGATCATGACTCATATTGGAAAAGGTGAAATAGACAAAGCCTTCAGTGAGATCAAAAAATACACATTCCTCCCTAAACAAGAAATGGATGCGGCTCAAGCTGCGACCAAAAAACAAATCTCTTTAACTCTAAATAGATTTGGTGATTTTTGCGGGTACGAATTTGTTTCCCAAAAAAATGTGAGCCCATCACTTGTTAAGTTTGAGTACATTGCAAAATGTGAAAACCATCCTCTTGTCTGGCGGTTCATGTTCTACAAAGCAGATAACAAATGGACACTAAATATTTTTAATTGGGATGACCAAATTCAGACATTAAATTAATCGAACCAGAAATTAGAGCCTATCAGGACAACGTTGATTAATTCGGTCAATGCCTGATTCCCTTCAAGCTCACTTTGGACGTTGGATGAAGAAGGAAAAATAGCCTCTTCAGCAAAATCTGTGGGTTGCTTCCGGCTCCGGGAGGTCGCCCATCGTGTGAAACAGGGCGATTTCAAGCACTTCGTAGCTTCGAAAGCCGTATGCTTTTCTCGTTACCAGATTTACTTTGCGGTTCAGGCCCTCGACGACGCCTGATGAATAGGCCTTCTTGGCTTTGAACCAGTTCAGGATCAGCGGCTGATGCCGCCGGATCGTTCCGACAAATTTTTTCATAGGATCGAGTCGCGAGCGCATGGCTCGGGTGCTCCATTTCTTGAGATACCATTCTGCCCAGTATGGGCTCGTGTAGTTCCAGAAGAGCTGGAAGCTTTCCTTGAGCAGATAGGCCCGGACGCTCTTCAGGTCGTAGGTGAGCACATCATTGAGTTTGAGTGCCTGTTTCTCGGTGAGGTTTTCCGGGTTTTTGAGCAGGCAGTATTTCGTATGTTTAAGCACCTCGTCATCGCAGCCCTCCTGCCGTAAGCGTTTGACCTCGTCGATACGAACCTGGTTCACGGCTTTGTTCAGATGCTGAATGATGTGGAAGCGGTCGAGCACATGCAATGCCTGCGGGGCCTTTTTAGCGATGACCTTGAGGTAGGCCCTCCACATGTCGGAGCAGACGAACTCCAGCCGGGCGCAGCGATCCCGGCCGAAGGCCCGGAAGATCCGCAGCAGGGTTTTGGCCGTACGGTCTTTACCGACGAACAGCAGGCGGCGCATCCCCGCATCGATCCGGTAGACCACGGTAAGGTATTGGTGTCCCTTGCCGTATTGGATT from Verrucomicrobia bacterium S94 carries:
- a CDS encoding GntR family transcriptional regulator: MNHSKPRYLQISEEIRVLIRNQTYKPGDLLPTEQDLAKKYSTSRPTVAKALKLLSDEKLVRRRAGFGTQVLPPGKSALTAAFLIPRLHETEIFEPICAGISHTAGRESMRIIRPSELGMDTDPRHLAEALTDQFIDEKVNGVFFTPVEHIPNQEEFNLGIIKRLGRAGIRTVLLDRDVYPWPRQTPYDLIGIDNIEAGYIMARHLLNNGCGKIAFVSAPNPAMTVQLRRIGSSEALVHAGRTARELEQVEYQPDAPRKTLQKLVKKGVQGIICANDATAAPLLRELIDYGIDIPRSVQVCGFDDVKYASLLSVPLTSYHQPCEGIGNVAANVMLNRIRHPESPVQRITLKGQLIIRNSSCGPIG
- a CDS encoding ISL3 family transposase — protein: MRIQTLLNRVHPLKSFVYSACRLELRNAGPALVAEIRPRLNGKVLCSGCGKPRKCYDRQSVRQFEFVPLWNIPVQLEYRMRRVNCPECGVKVEKVPWADGKSHTTKAFQLFLARWARRLSWKETAESFHTSWDTVYRSVKAIVNYGLAHRNLDGVMAIGVDEIQYGKGHQYLTVVYRIDAGMRRLLFVGKDRTAKTLLRIFRAFGRDRCARLEFVCSDMWRAYLKVIAKKAPQALHVLDRFHIIQHLNKAVNQVRIDEVKRLRQEGCDDEVLKHTKYCLLKNPENLTEKQALKLNDVLTYDLKSVRAYLLKESFQLFWNYTSPYWAEWYLKKWSTRAMRSRLDPMKKFVGTIRRHQPLILNWFKAKKAYSSGVVEGLNRKVNLVTRKAYGFRSYEVLEIALFHTMGDLPEPEATHRFC